The following coding sequences lie in one Homo sapiens chromosome 6 genomic scaffold, GRCh38.p14 alternate locus group ALT_REF_LOCI_5 HSCHR6_MHC_MCF_CTG1 genomic window:
- the HLA-DMB gene encoding HLA class II histocompatibility antigen, DM beta chain precursor, which translates to MITFLPLLLGLSLGCTGAGGFVAHVESTCLLDDAGTPKDFTYCISFNKDLLTCWDPEENKMAPCEFGVLNSLANVLSQHLNQKDTLMQRLRNGLQNCATHTQPFWGSLTNRTRPPSVQVAKTTPFNTREPVMLACYVWGFYPAEVTITWRKNGKLVMPHSSAHKTAQPNGDWTYQTLSHLALTPSYGDTYTCVVEHTGAPEPILRDWTPGLSPMQTLKVSVSAVTLGLGLIIFSLGVISWRRAGHSSYTPLPGSNYSEGWHIS; encoded by the exons ATGATCACATTCCTGCCGCTGCTGCTGGGGCTCAGCCTGGGCTGCACAGGAGCAG GTGGCTTCGTGGCCCATGTGGAAAGCACCTGTCTGTTGGATGATGCTGGGACTCCAAAGGATTTCACATACTGCATCTCCTTCAACAAGGATCTGCTGACCTGCTGGGATCCAGAGGAGAATAAGATGGCCCCTTGCGAATTTGGGGTGCTGAATAGCTTGGCGAATGTCCTCTCACAGCACCTCAACCAAAAAGACACCCTGATGCAGCGCTTGCGCAATGGGCTTCAGAATTGTGCCACACACACCCAGCCCTTCTGGGGATCACTGACCAACAGGACAC GGCCACCATCTGTGCAAGTAGCCAAAACCACTCCTTTTAACACGAGGGAGCCTGTGATGCTGGCCTGCTATGTGTGGGGCTTCTATCCAGCAGAAGTGACTATCACGTGGAGGAAGAACGGGAAGCTTGTCATGCCTCACAGCAGTGCGCACAAGACTGCCCAGCCCAATGGAGACTGGACATACCAGACCCTCTCCCATTTAGCCTTAACCCCCTCTTACGGGGACACTTACACCTGTGTGGTAGAGCACACTGGGGCTCCTGAGCCCATCCTTCGGGACTGGA CACCTGGGCTGTCCCCCATGCAGACCCTGAAGGTTTCTGTGTCTGCAGTGACTCTGGGCCTGGGCCTCATCATCTTCTCTCTTGGTGTGATCAGCTGGCGGAGAGCTGGCCACTCTA GTTACACTCCTCTTCCTGGGTCCAATTATTCAGAAG GATGGCACATTTCCTAG